From the Helianthus annuus cultivar XRQ/B chromosome 17, HanXRQr2.0-SUNRISE, whole genome shotgun sequence genome, the window cgggctattgaacgcataaaaggacatgtaatttgttcacaagattttaataattttcccaagttataaaagagtttgtgcctcgtgcattcaaatcaattttaataaacattttcaaatgtgtcagttgaacgtatttaccagtgtaaactgacgtattttcccaaaaagattaagtgcaggtactacacgaaaattggctggtaatagcttcctagcatcgtgataagtctcgcaagcttgatgctgtatctgactgaacaatactttattattattttgatcccctgtggatacaattcgacttctgtaatacacttgatattacattcaaaaggttgaattatatttatctttatgcttccgctgtgcattcatataattgtgtggtttgactatattgttgccaactacgtcacggtaatcccccaccgggcccaccggtgatacacgtggaaatcggggtgtgacaataagtgTCTTGACTTAGCCACTCATAAGATTATTATTTGCCGTCATGTTATTTTCGACGAATCAACTTTCCCATATGTTGATCGTGCCTCATCGGACCTTCGGTCCTACGAATTTCTCAACACTTCTACTCACCCTATTCTATGGACCAATCCTCCCTCAAATGCTCACCTCACTCTTCCTGTTAGTCAACAGCCGACCACACCCCCTAGCCCACAACATAACTCTTCTCACCAGCCCACTCTTCACGGCCCATCTACTTCCACTAACACTGGCCCATCTAACTCCACATCTCACACTCCCAGCCCAACCTCAGGCTCCTCCCCTTCGCTTCTGTTTAACAGCCCACCTAGTACCCCTCCACCTCCGCTCTCGTCACCACATCCCATGTCTACCCAGCCCACGTCTCCTACTCACTCGTCTCCTGTTCATCAGGCCCAAACTCCCCTTGTTTCTCCTCCTATCATCCAACCCGATCTCTCTTCGGCCCAAATCCATCCTACATCTTCCACGACTCAAACTGATAACACATCTCAACCTTCTCATACATCGATTACTCCACCACCCTCTACCTCCACTCGCACTATGCGTACTCCCGCCATGGATGGTATCTCCAAACCACAACAATTTCTCAACTTATTCACCACTTCCGTTGTTTCGTTACCTAAATCTCCCAAAGATGCCTTGTCCGTTCCGGAATGGTTTATCGCCATGACTCTCGAGTTTCATGCCCTTATTAAAAATAAGACATGGGAACTTGTCCCTCGACAACCACACATGAATATGCTACGTAGTTTGTGGTTGTTTCGTCATAAATACAAGTCGGATGGTACGTTAGAACGGTACAAAGCGCGTTTGGTTTGTGATGGGAGTAATCAATAGATTGGGGTGGATTGTGGTGATACTTTTAGTCCGGTCGTTAAACCGGCTACTATACGTACTGTTTTATCACTTGCCTTGTCTCAATCGTGGAAGATACATCAGTTGGATGTCACAAATGCGTTTCTACATGCTAATTTAAATGAGACGGTTTATATGTATCAACCGATGGGTTTTCGGCATAAACACTTTCCTGATCATGTATGTCTTCTCAAGAAGTCTCTTTATGGATTGAAACAGGCGCCACGTGCATGCTACCAACGATTTACAGACTTTGTTATCACTCTTGGGTTTCGACAGAGTCGTTATGATCACTCTCTGTTTGTTTATCATCGTGGTACTGATGTGGCCTACTTACTAATATACGTCGACGACGTTATTCTTACGACATCTACGGACTATCTTCGAGATCATCTTATGCGTCGATTAGGTGATGAATTTGCCATGAAAGATCTCGGCCCCCTTAGTCATTTTCTTGGAGTTCAAGTTACTCGAACAGGAAATTCTATGTTTCTTTCTCAGCAACAATACACTAATGGTATTATTGAACGGGCAGGTATGACTTCTTGTAACCCGGTTGCCACACCCGTTGACTACAATCCGAAGCTCAGTGCCACGTCTAGCCCCGAGTTTGACAATCCAACTCAGTATCGCAGTTTGGCAGGTGCACTTCAATATTTGACTTTTACTCGGCCCGAAATTAGTTATGCAGTTCAACAGGTGTGTATGTACATGCACTCTCCTCGTATTGATCACTGGAATGCTCTCAAACGTATCATCCGTTACTTAAAGGGCACTGCCTCTTTTGGGCTTACTTTGGGCTCGCTTGGTGATTTATCGCTTCGTGCATACACGGATACAGACTGGGCCGGGTGTCCTGACACACGTAGATCCACATCCGGGTACTGTGTTTATCTTGGCTCTAATTTATTGTCCTGGTCTTCCAAGCGTCAAGCCGTTGTTTCTCGATCTAGTGCTGAAGCTGAGTATCGTGGTGTTGCCAATGTCATTGCTGAATTGTCATGGCTTCGTAATCTCCTATTGGATCTCCACAAACCAATGCGTAAGGCCAGCATTGTCTTTTGTGACAATATAAGTGCTGTATATCTCTCGGGGAATCCGGTTCAACATCAGCGTACTAAACACATTGAGTTACACATACATTTTGTTCGTGAACTAGTTCAGCGTGGACAGGTTCGTGTCCTCCATGTTCCATCTCGATTTCAGATTGTGGACATTTTCACTAAAGGCTTGCCTCGTATTTTGTTTGATGATTTTCGGTCCAGCCTCAACATTCGGCCTCCTCaagcttcgactgcgggggtgtaatagaaTAT encodes:
- the LOC110923825 gene encoding uncharacterized mitochondrial protein AtMg00810-like, producing MGFRHKHFPDHVCLLKKSLYGLKQAPRACYQRFTDFVITLGFRQSRYDHSLFVYHRGTDVAYLLIYVDDVILTTSTDYLRDHLMRRLGDEFAMKDLGPLSHFLGVQVTRTGNSMFLSQQQYTNGIIERAGMTSCNPVATPVDYNPKLSATSSPEFDNPTQYRSLAGALQYLTFTRPEISYAVQQVCMYMHSPRIDHWNALKRIIRYLKGTASFGLTLGSLGDLSLRAYTDTDWAGCPDTRRSTSGYCVYLGSNLLSWSSKRQAVVSRSSAEAEYRGVANVIAELSWLRNLLLDLHKPMRKASIVFCDNISAVYLSGNPVQHQRTKHIELHIHFVRELVQRGQVRVLHVPSRFQIVDIFTKGLPRILFDDFRSSLNIRPPQASTAGV